The genomic segment TCAATATACGACGACCGACAGCACGGAGTCCGTCCGCATACTCCTCGTCAGAGAGTGCGATTCCACGCTCGCGAATTTGCTCGAGGTCCTGGAATAGTGCTTCTCTTGACGTAATCGTGTTTTCTGTTCGCTTTGGGAGCCCCCACTGATCGATGATACGGTCGAGTTCATCGTCCTCTAATTCGGCTAAGAGTGCCTTCCCTCCGGCGATACAATGCATGTGATAGCATGTCCCCGCATGACGTGCCGTCTCGGTCGGATGAAGGACTTCGTCCTGATATGTATTATCAGGATGATACGACTCGTAGACAGTAATTGCCCGGCCATCGTTAGCAACGAGGAAGTCTACCTCCTCATTCGTCGTGTCTGCAATGTCTTGTACGGCCTCGACAGCGAGTTGATATGATTGTTTTCGTGACCGAGCGTACTCTCCGCGATTATAGAATTTGAGTCCGAGATGGTACTGTTCACCCTCCTTGACGATGTACCCGTGGTGGCGAAGTGTCGTCAAGTGGCGGTGAATCGTACTCCTTGCAAGGTCAAAGTGATCAACGAGTTCCGCTAACGTCGCTCCGTTGAACGATTGAACCGCATCGATTATCTGTAATGACTGTTCTGTGGTGCGGACACGGTCGGAATCTTTCTTTGTCATTAGCGGTTTAGACGCGGCCATGAGACATAGTAGTTCGGAACAATCAAACTGGTTTATCAGGGATGGCCTGGTTCCGTATGTTCGAACTGGAATTCGGTACAGGCTTTCGTCCAACGAACAGCAGTCCTCTGTACGCCCGTAAGCCAGTAGATCACTAAAGAACAGTTCTATTTACAATTGTATGTCTGTAATCCGCAGGCGGTGGTGCTGGCTGGGTTTACACGACTCTATCGGAGTTACTGTGTTATATCCAGCTTCGGGTCGTCTACGTATTAACTCACCATTGTGTGGTATGCGATCTCGTTCCAATAAACCGAATTATCAACTTACTTGACAGACTAAAAGTTGTTCACCAACCATTCAAAAGAAAGTGAGTGACCTTCATTGTATTGATCAAATCGCAAGACAAGATGCCTAATTCTTCTCAAGAGTGTGGGATTTTACTGGATTATGACTTCGATCCACTCCATGCCAGACAGTGTGAGAAGAGCGCACCCGAGCCTGTTTAGAGGTCCGTAATCGTGCTGTGAGGCGCTTCGATCGCCTGTGCGTCCTCTTCCAGCAGTGCTACGACGAGATACGGGACGTACGATTCGAAGTATTCGGAGAGCGCCTGTGGAAAAATAATCGACCGCTGGAGGCTCCATTCGGTGACGGAGAGGTACATTCGTGCGTCTGTAAAACAGTCTAACCTGCGTCAGTGCAAAATCTATTTTCGCATCGTCGAAATGCACGTAGTACGCGGAATCACGATGAACGTTACAGTTGTACCTGACTTGGGACCGGAATAGCCACTCTAAGAGAATTCCCACCATTGCATTTCGACTCTGTCGAAATGAGACTGAGGGAAATAACGTTCCGTCCAGCATGTGTCTGGATCATAAAATCGGTCAGTAACTGCTGAGGATACCAGAGTACACGCCACAGGTACCTCACCAACCGGACGGACAGAGTTACTGACGATCTATGTCGGCAATCACCCTCTTCGATTACATTCGTACGCCTGTAAACATTACAATCCGTGTCAGCGAGAGATCTATTTCGCTATTGTCGAAATAGCCGTGATATCTAGAAACACAAGAAATGTCGCAGTTATACTATCAGCTGTGACTGAGCTCATGAACCGTTGTGGCTGGTCCGGTAACCTGTCACAGGATCGTTGATGATACCAGTCGAACGACTATGGAAAATGGTAATGTTTATCAGGGGTCGTTGAAAATAGGCAAGTGATGAGTTCGCAATCGACAGAATCAGCTGCTGTTCGGTCACTAGATGATTTAGACGTCATCGTCGACACTGACTTTCATCTTACAGAGCGACAGGAAGACATCTTTCCGTATCTCGAGGATCCGTTCTACAGCCTGCTAAACAGCCAGAGTGACGGTGACGACTACGGCTATCTGGGACGGGTGTACCCGTCACACGGAATGTTGTACTCGGTGACGGTCGGGAAGGCCGACTCACCGACGGTGCGGACATCGGAAGACATCCAGAAGGGCAAAGACCTCATCGGGTGGGATAAAGCGATTGCCACCCCAACCCAGAATCTCTATCTCGGTGCCGTCCACCACGACGACCTTGCGGCTGCACTTGCGAAGGCGTACAACAGGTGGCTGCTCGACAATATTATCGACACGGATAACGGTGTCTACGGTGCCGCTCTCGTCGCACCACAGAAACCGCTCAAGGCTGCCGAAGAGGTCGACGACCTCGCCGACGAGCCGGGTATCGCCGCCGTGATGATCCCGAGCGGATCGGTCGATCCGACTCTGGGCAACGAGATCTACTATCCACTCTACGAGGCGTGTGAGCGTGCTGGACTGCCTATCAAGATGCACAACGCAGCTGGGACGATGATGACCCGGTTCCCAACGCAGTGGCGGTCGCTGAATCGGGCACTCCCCGTTCACGCCACCTCGCATAACATGATGCATCAGGTGAACCTGGCAGACATGCTGACGCAGGGCGTTCCCGTTCGCTTCCCTGACCTCGACTTTGTTGTCCAGGAGTCCGGTCTCGGCTGGTATCCGTACTTCATGCGTCGGTTCGATCACGACTATATGGGTGCGAAGTTCGACGCACCAATGCTGGAGAAGAAGCCAAGCGAATATCTCCGTGATCAGTTCTACCTGACCAGCCAACCCGTCGAAGGTGCAGACGACCCAGAGTACCTCAATCAGATCATCCGCCTCTTCGAAGGCGAGAACAGTCTGATGTTCTCGTCGGACTACCCCCACTTCGACTTCGACTACACTGACGCGCTGATGAAGATCATGCGCTCGGAGTTCAACGGTGACGAGATCAAGAACATCTACGGCGAGACCGCAGACCAACTCTACCAATTCTAACGAACATGGCAACAAACACAGACCCACAGAACGCCGACGCTGATAACCTACACCACGTCACAGCGGCCGACGACATCGAAGACGGAGAACGAGTCGTCGTCGACATCAAAGGCCGTGAGATTGCCGTCTTCTACTCGAACGACGAGTATCACGCACTCTCGAACTACTGTACACACCAGGGCGGACCAGCCTGTGAGGGGCTCCTGTCCGGAACGATCGACGTTGACGAGGACGACGAGCTGGTCTGGGCGTGTGATGACGAAATCGTCTCCTGTCCGTGGCACGGCTGGGAGTTCGATATCACGTCCGGAGAACACCTCGCAAGCGACGAGTACCGCCTTCCGTCCTACGACGTACACGTTATCGACGGCGACCTCTACGTCGAGTTCTGATGGCCATCGCACCCGACGATGGTGATTGCGGCCAGCGCCGGGTGTGGCCAGTTACCGACGTTTTCATACGGGAGACGTCCCAAGACGCCTGTAACGGATTTTGTCAGTACAACACACGCAACTCATGACGAATACACGAGACGATCACGAGTCCAACGCTGTGGAACAACACTGTGACCTCGAAACGGAAGCGCCGTACGAGGAAACCGCCGTCGAACAGCTTCCAGTCTGGTGGTCTGACGCTGTCGAAGAGTTCCAGGAGCACGACCTGCCTGCCTATCGGCCGCCGCGGTTCGCCGATGATGTCATCACCCCTCCAGTTGTCGACCGGTTACAATCGGAGTACAACGCCGAGATTCGCTTCATGGGCGTTGGTGTCGAATACCGCGATTCTTGGGGTGTCTACGTCGATGACGAACAGATATTCACCGTCGACCGTGAGCGCGAACCCGCAGGATACACCCGTTATCAGGTGACAAGCGATGCGTTCGAACAAAACGTTCGAAACCACTTTGCAGACACAGGAGATGAAACTACGTGAGTCCGCTACATCCGAATCGTAACCGGCCAGAGAACAGTATCGCGCCCTCGAGTCGTCCGACCCGAACGAACGACTGGATGGGAGACAGTCCAGTCGCGGTCGAGTTTGAACCGAACCCCAGAGAGCAGACGAGTGCCCACCAGCACCTGAACGTCGCTGATCATGAGTACTGATATCTCCCAAACCACGTCTCCGTCGCTCAGCGAACAGCTCGACGGCGAGATTGACTTCGGCGAGACCACACGCACCCTCTACTCGACGGATGCGAGTATCTATCAGCAACGACCTGCAGGTGTCGCCTTCCCTCGGAACCGCGAAGATACTCAGCGAGTTGTCAACTTCGCTCGCCGACACGGATCAAGTGTCACGGCCCGTGGTGCAGGCTCGAGTCTGACCGGCAATGCCATTGGTGAAGGGATCGTCCTGGACTGTTCACGATACATGGACGAGATCGTCGACGTCGACCCCGACGCGAAGACTGTGACCGTCCAGCCGGGTGTCGTTCTCGACGAGTTGAACGACTTTCTCGAGAAGGACGGTCTTTACCTCGCTCCCGATCCGTCGACCTCGAGTACGTGTACCATCGGCGGAATGATCGCCAACAACGCCGCGGGTCCGCACTCGGTCAAGCACGGTACGACTCGAGAGTATGTTCAGCGACTCGAGTGCGTGCTTGCAGACGGATCTCTCGTTGAGTTTCACCGGCGGGACGGCGGGGAACTCGAGGCAGTCTGTGAACACGACGACCGGGTCGGAGAGGTCCATCGCGTGGTCCGCCAGCTTGCACGCGAACACGCCGACGAAATCGAGACACAGTATCCGGATGTCGATCGAAACTCCAGTGGGTACGATCTCGAGACTAGCGCTGCGCCGGACGGTTCGTGGGTCGACCTCTCGCGGCTCGTCTCCGGGAGCGAAGGGACGCTTGCGATTATCACCGAAGCGACGTTACAGCTTACCGATCGTCCCGAGACACGTGCCGTCTCGCTCGTCTTCTATGACGATCTGATCGCCGCTGCCGACGCTGTGACTGCCGTGCTTGAGACGGATCCGAGTGCAGTCGAACTCATCGACGACGCCGTCCTCGGCTACGCTCGAGACGCCTGGGGGTTCGATATCGTGCCCGAGGATGCTGAAGCCGCGCTCCTACTGGAAATCGAGACCACCCATGCAGAGCAGCGTGACGACCTCGAGACGGTCGTGTCGGCTGCCCAGACACCCGAAACGATCGACGTCGAACGTGCGTTCGACGGGGAGGAGATGGCCGATCTCTGGAAGGTGCGCAAAGCTTCCAATCCGCTTTTGAACCGACAGCCCGGCGACGAACAGGCGCTGTCGTTCATCGAAGATGCGGCGGTCCCACCCGCCCGTCTCCCGACGTATCTCGAGCGCGTGGGTGATGTTCTCCGCGAGCACGATCTTCAGGCGAGCGTCTTCGGTCACGCTGGACAGGGTGTGCTCCACATCAAACCGTTCCTGAATCTGAAGACGGAACATGACCGTGAGCGACTCCGATCTGTTTCGGAGGCCGTCCACGAGATCGTCCTCGAGGTCGGCGGCTCCGTCTCCGGGGAACACGGTGACGGACGACTTCGTTCCGAGCATCTCCCAGAGATGTACGGTGACGAACTCTACAGTGCGTTCTGTGAGATCAAACGCGCCTTCGATCCCGACGACGTGTTCAATCCGGCAAAGGTCGTCCCCGCTTCGGACGGCAACCTCGCGAAAGTCGACGAAAACCTGCGGTACGAAGGATACGACCCGGAGACTGTCGATACGGCGCTCGATTTCAGTGACGAAGAAGGGTTCGGATCGCTCGTCGAGCAGTGCAACGGGTGTTCGAAGTGTCGAACGTCGGACGGCGGCGTCATGTGTCCGACCTTCCGTGGAACGGACGACGAGATTGCCAGCACACGAGGGCGGGCGAACATGCTCAGAGCAGCAATAAACGGTGATCTCGACGAGGAGACGCTCACGAGCGATCACTTCCAAGAGGAGGTACTCGATCTGTGTATCTCCTGTAAAGCATGTGAAACTGAGTGTCCGACTGGCGTCGACATGGCCAAACTGAAAACGGAGGCGAAACACCAACAGCACCGGACGAGCGGCGTTCCGCTTCGCGCACGCCTGTTCGGGAACGTCCGCACGCTCAACCGTCTCGGGTCCACGTTTTCGCCGATCGCAAACCGGCTCAAGGAGTTCGGCCCCGGCCGTCGCGTTGCCGAGGCCGTCCTGGGGATCGATCGACGACGGACGCTGCCGGATTTCGCAGCCGAGCCCTTCCCCGACTGGTTTGCCGCTCACGAGCCACATCCAAACGCCGGCGAGAACGGAACGGTCGCGCTCTTTCCGGACTGTTATATGGGATACAACCATCCAGCGGTCGGTAAAGCGTCCGTTCACCTTCTCGAGGCGCTCGGGTACGCAGTCGAAGTCCCGGACGTGGCCTGTTGTGGGCGAGCACCGCTCTCACAGGGACTCGTCGAGAAGGCTCGCGGCTATGCACGACAGAACGTCGAGACGCTTGCCGAGTACGTCGAGCGAGACGTGCCGATCATCGGCGTCGAACCATCCTGCGTGAGCGCGTTCAAAGAGTACGACGACTTACTCGAGGACACCGTGAACATCCCTGAGACAACGGAAACGGTGCCCGCGTTCCTCGCCGATCGCATCCGCGCTGGCGAGATCGAACTCCCTGACAGCGGCGAGGCCACCGTCGCCTTCCACGGACACTGCCACTCGAAGGCCAAAGGCTGGGATAGTACCCCGGTCGAACTGCTCCGCGAAGCCGGCTACGACGTCCAGCCGCTGGATACGACCTGCTGCGGGATGGCCGGCGCGTTCGGCTACGAGACCGAACACTACGAACTCTCGATGGCGATCGGCGACGACCTCGAGTCGAAAATCGACGCCGCTGAGGCGGATCTCATCGTCACGACTGGTGCCTCCTGTAGCCAGCAGCTCGCAGACAGGGACATCGAGACACACCACCCCCTCGAGGTGCTGGCAGCGTTACTCGAGCGGTCTAACAGCAACGACTGATGCACCACGTTCAGGGAAGAAATTATTCTCTACTTCTACTATTCCCACTCGGACCTGGCCCGCTCGTGCAGCATATCCCGGTACTGGGCTGTTGTTCGTTCCAGCAATTCACCGCTGGCCCAATCCAGAATAACGCCGTACCGACGAACGAGATCGAGTGTGTTCAACTCCCCATCTCGGTATCGAGTGGCGATCTCCTGTGGATCTTTCTCGAGCCAATCAGCTCGGTTCTCCCGGATGTACGCTCGCGTCTCTTCGGTCGCTTCGTGGTCGATCTCGTACGCACAGACGTCTGGATCGATCGCCTCGATAACGACGCCGTAGTCTTTTTCAGCACGCTCAATGGAGACATATTCGTCTTTTACGTCTTCGAGAACGGCTTCGGGATCACGCTCGAGTGGATCACCGAACCCACCGCCGCCCGAGGACGGCCGAACAAATTCATTACACTCTTCGATCGGATGATTCGAAAAGACGGTCCCCATCTCCTCAGTATCGCCATTTCGTGTCAGGGACACACCGTGTGGAATTCCTGGCAGCCCGCCGTTGATCCCCCACGTGACCGATCGAGACCGGTCTGAGCAATAGGAAATCACACTGTTTTCACATTCGAGGAGGGTCCCTCCTTTTCTGACTCCACATCCGCCCCGGAACTCGCCGGGACCGGCTGAGTCAGTCACGATCGTGTGTTCTTTTGTCAACAGCGGCGTATCGCGCTCCTGTCCTTCGAGTGACTGAACTGCGAGCCCGGCACCGAAGACCGGCGCAGTTGCATCTGAGCCATCCTTGCCGTTTCGACCACCCCAGCCACCGGCCATCCAGTCATACCACATGAACTCCTGCCCATCACGATTCGGGCGACGATCTGTTCCACCAGCAAGCAGATACTCGAGGTTGAACGCACAGGCCATCGCCCGTTCTGGAAGCACTTCGGACCACAGCTCGAAAATTGCGTTCATCACCTTCTCGTATGCACCAGCCACTGAGCCGGTCACAGCGACAGGTTCTGGCGCGTTTACCACGGTTCCCTCAGGGAGGTCTGCACTGATGACTCGGTACATTCCCGAATTAAGTGGGACATCGGGGAAGAACATCTTCGTTCCGGCGATCAGCGCGGAGAAAGACGTTCCGAACGTGGAGTTCAGGAAGTTCCCAACGTATTCATCAGAACCGGAGAGATCGTAGTGAACCTCGTCCCCATTGATAGTCATCTCGACATCGATCGTGACCAGCCCTTCTTCCTTATTGGGATCGGCATCGATGTGATCTTTCGTACGCCACGTGCCGTCCGGAAGCTCACTGATCCGCTCGCGCATTATTCGCTCGACGTACGACTTCGATTCATCGAAGGCAGCCTTGACTGTTTCAAGACCGTACTTTTCGACGAGTTCTAGAAGCCGCTCTTCGGCGATCCGAGTCGCTTCAGCCTGTGCCCGCATATCGCCAAGCCGA from the Natrinema sp. HArc-T2 genome contains:
- a CDS encoding Rieske (2Fe-2S) protein; protein product: MATNTDPQNADADNLHHVTAADDIEDGERVVVDIKGREIAVFYSNDEYHALSNYCTHQGGPACEGLLSGTIDVDEDDELVWACDDEIVSCPWHGWEFDITSGEHLASDEYRLPSYDVHVIDGDLYVEF
- a CDS encoding anaerobic glycerol-3-phosphate dehydrogenase subunit C encodes the protein MSTDISQTTSPSLSEQLDGEIDFGETTRTLYSTDASIYQQRPAGVAFPRNREDTQRVVNFARRHGSSVTARGAGSSLTGNAIGEGIVLDCSRYMDEIVDVDPDAKTVTVQPGVVLDELNDFLEKDGLYLAPDPSTSSTCTIGGMIANNAAGPHSVKHGTTREYVQRLECVLADGSLVEFHRRDGGELEAVCEHDDRVGEVHRVVRQLAREHADEIETQYPDVDRNSSGYDLETSAAPDGSWVDLSRLVSGSEGTLAIITEATLQLTDRPETRAVSLVFYDDLIAAADAVTAVLETDPSAVELIDDAVLGYARDAWGFDIVPEDAEAALLLEIETTHAEQRDDLETVVSAAQTPETIDVERAFDGEEMADLWKVRKASNPLLNRQPGDEQALSFIEDAAVPPARLPTYLERVGDVLREHDLQASVFGHAGQGVLHIKPFLNLKTEHDRERLRSVSEAVHEIVLEVGGSVSGEHGDGRLRSEHLPEMYGDELYSAFCEIKRAFDPDDVFNPAKVVPASDGNLAKVDENLRYEGYDPETVDTALDFSDEEGFGSLVEQCNGCSKCRTSDGGVMCPTFRGTDDEIASTRGRANMLRAAINGDLDEETLTSDHFQEEVLDLCISCKACETECPTGVDMAKLKTEAKHQQHRTSGVPLRARLFGNVRTLNRLGSTFSPIANRLKEFGPGRRVAEAVLGIDRRRTLPDFAAEPFPDWFAAHEPHPNAGENGTVALFPDCYMGYNHPAVGKASVHLLEALGYAVEVPDVACCGRAPLSQGLVEKARGYARQNVETLAEYVERDVPIIGVEPSCVSAFKEYDDLLEDTVNIPETTETVPAFLADRIRAGEIELPDSGEATVAFHGHCHSKAKGWDSTPVELLREAGYDVQPLDTTCCGMAGAFGYETEHYELSMAIGDDLESKIDAAEADLIVTTGASCSQQLADRDIETHHPLEVLAALLERSNSND
- a CDS encoding hydantoinase B/oxoprolinase family protein; this translates as MSQSQPQNDVDLDPVTFEVLRSSFTNLVDRMAEQIQRTCYSFVIYNRDFSNCINDADGNTVMQGSKDIAVHVGTLHYTCKETLEYFEGNINPGDVYIINDPYAGGTHINDVRIMRPVFYEDELIAVTQSNGHWADVGGPAPGSFNIEAQSHFAEGMRIPPLKIWDSGEFQADVANLLTTNMRLSEDRLGDMRAQAEATRIAEERLLELVEKYGLETVKAAFDESKSYVERIMRERISELPDGTWRTKDHIDADPNKEEGLVTIDVEMTINGDEVHYDLSGSDEYVGNFLNSTFGTSFSALIAGTKMFFPDVPLNSGMYRVISADLPEGTVVNAPEPVAVTGSVAGAYEKVMNAIFELWSEVLPERAMACAFNLEYLLAGGTDRRPNRDGQEFMWYDWMAGGWGGRNGKDGSDATAPVFGAGLAVQSLEGQERDTPLLTKEHTIVTDSAGPGEFRGGCGVRKGGTLLECENSVISYCSDRSRSVTWGINGGLPGIPHGVSLTRNGDTEEMGTVFSNHPIEECNEFVRPSSGGGGFGDPLERDPEAVLEDVKDEYVSIERAEKDYGVVIEAIDPDVCAYEIDHEATEETRAYIRENRADWLEKDPQEIATRYRDGELNTLDLVRRYGVILDWASGELLERTTAQYRDMLHERARSEWE
- a CDS encoding IclR family transcriptional regulator, giving the protein MTKKDSDRVRTTEQSLQIIDAVQSFNGATLAELVDHFDLARSTIHRHLTTLRHHGYIVKEGEQYHLGLKFYNRGEYARSRKQSYQLAVEAVQDIADTTNEEVDFLVANDGRAITVYESYHPDNTYQDEVLHPTETARHAGTCYHMHCIAGGKALLAELEDDELDRIIDQWGLPKRTENTITSREALFQDLEQIRERGIALSDEEYADGLRAVGRRILSSDGSVLGSLAVSAPKYRMQGEIFTDEVPDLLVTAVDELEEQLATTVIESMG
- a CDS encoding amidohydrolase family protein, translating into MSSQSTESAAVRSLDDLDVIVDTDFHLTERQEDIFPYLEDPFYSLLNSQSDGDDYGYLGRVYPSHGMLYSVTVGKADSPTVRTSEDIQKGKDLIGWDKAIATPTQNLYLGAVHHDDLAAALAKAYNRWLLDNIIDTDNGVYGAALVAPQKPLKAAEEVDDLADEPGIAAVMIPSGSVDPTLGNEIYYPLYEACERAGLPIKMHNAAGTMMTRFPTQWRSLNRALPVHATSHNMMHQVNLADMLTQGVPVRFPDLDFVVQESGLGWYPYFMRRFDHDYMGAKFDAPMLEKKPSEYLRDQFYLTSQPVEGADDPEYLNQIIRLFEGENSLMFSSDYPHFDFDYTDALMKIMRSEFNGDEIKNIYGETADQLYQF